From a region of the Nitrososphaerales archaeon genome:
- a CDS encoding 50S ribosomal protein L31e, with amino-acid sequence MSEEELSRVYTINLSKVWLSPRIRRTKRAINVIREFAQRHMKSEEVKIDRSLNEIMWERGIRKPPRKIRVKMVKDEDDVVTVSLYSEEVEEEKVEEKARMKAGASTVPVTETEVKPEVYAQRLEKAEEQEVVEEKPKKKEKAEQERVELSEEELAELLAQEAEGIEVREEETAKRKYKTKEESA; translated from the coding sequence TTGTCTGAGGAAGAGCTAAGTCGCGTTTATACAATAAATCTTTCCAAGGTATGGTTGAGTCCTAGGATACGGAGGACGAAACGGGCGATTAATGTGATTAGAGAATTTGCTCAGCGTCACATGAAATCTGAAGAAGTAAAGATTGATAGAAGTTTGAATGAGATCATGTGGGAACGAGGTATTAGGAAGCCTCCTCGCAAGATCAGGGTAAAGATGGTAAAGGATGAGGACGATGTGGTCACGGTTTCTTTGTATTCAGAAGAAGTTGAGGAAGAGAAGGTTGAAGAAAAGGCAAGAATGAAGGCTGGTGCATCAACTGTGCCTGTAACTGAAACTGAAGTTAAACCAGAGGTCTACGCACAGAGACTGGAAAAAGCTGAAGAACAGGAAGTTGTTGAGGAGAAACCAAAGAAGAAAGAAAAAGCGGAGCAGGAAAGGGTGGAATTAAGCGAGGAAGAACTTGCTGAGCTACTAGCACAGGAAGCTGAAGGTATTGAAGTGAGAGAAGAAGAAACTGCTAAACGAAAGTATAAGACGAAGGAAGAGTCTGCGTAG
- a CDS encoding SRPBCC family protein — protein MVRIEVKRDIEAPLEKVWNIVSDLDNEPKYWHGTKSVKNLEVDGNTVRREVIIAFKNSKCMETVVINPRRNIEINITDGPMKGSKIITLNDINGKTNVTVVWDIKLSGLMSMFTAMVKGHIQQGTEDALERIRADAER, from the coding sequence ATGGTTCGCATAGAGGTAAAGAGGGATATTGAGGCGCCTTTGGAAAAGGTCTGGAATATTGTAAGTGATCTAGATAATGAACCAAAATACTGGCATGGTACGAAATCGGTCAAGAACCTAGAAGTTGATGGCAATACTGTAAGGAGGGAAGTTATCATAGCATTCAAGAATTCGAAATGCATGGAAACAGTTGTAATAAACCCAAGGAGAAATATCGAGATTAACATAACTGACGGTCCAATGAAAGGCAGCAAGATAATTACTTTGAATGATATTAACGGTAAGACCAATGTTACCGTTGTATGGGATATAAAACTGTCTGGATTGATGTCTATGTTCACGGCTATGGTAAAAGGTCATATCCAGCAGGGTACAGAGGACGCACTTGAAAGGATAAGAGCAGACGCGGAGCGCTGA
- a CDS encoding glycosyltransferase, with product MSLAFDIFNIILLSIMIGVLSTWVYFIAYIARSFRKAPVLYTATSKTHPRVSVIVPARNEELFVKNCLATIGTQDYANYSVIAIDDSSTDRTAELIKDYASLNEKIIFVDAGPKPDGWAGKNWACYQGYLRSDGDLLLFTDADTEHDESVISSAVSKIIADDLDALTLIPRLICIDPWTKITLPFLSTFLHTRYSPLRVNDPAHRIGYFFGSFYVIKRHVYEAIGTHSGVRNELVEDGALGSLVKKNGYNLKMFRGEHMVSAIWARDFGSLWNGLGRLIIPLYRVNRFQAVSIFIVSMFLFLMPFIILPYSAFFLDNILARMLFFVSGVSCVLITVSGMIEARGSLKINILYALASPVAAAIIAFGFLSGVIKAGRRKAVRWRDRDYVYSRYSSQGFTL from the coding sequence ATGAGTCTAGCATTTGACATCTTCAATATCATACTACTGTCTATAATGATCGGTGTGTTAAGTACATGGGTATACTTTATAGCGTATATAGCAAGATCATTTAGGAAAGCACCTGTGCTCTATACTGCGACAAGCAAAACACATCCAAGGGTTAGTGTAATAGTACCTGCAAGGAATGAGGAACTTTTCGTAAAAAACTGCCTAGCAACCATAGGAACACAGGATTATGCTAATTACAGTGTGATAGCAATAGATGATTCCTCAACAGATAGAACCGCAGAACTGATCAAAGACTATGCATCGCTGAATGAGAAGATAATATTTGTTGATGCGGGACCTAAGCCTGATGGGTGGGCCGGAAAGAACTGGGCCTGCTACCAAGGATATTTGCGTTCAGATGGAGACTTGTTGCTTTTTACAGATGCAGATACGGAGCATGATGAAAGTGTCATCTCTAGTGCGGTATCAAAGATAATTGCAGATGATTTAGATGCGCTTACACTGATCCCACGCCTTATATGTATAGATCCATGGACGAAAATCACTTTACCGTTCCTTAGCACTTTTCTACATACACGTTACTCGCCTCTACGCGTTAACGACCCAGCACATAGAATAGGCTACTTCTTCGGAAGTTTTTATGTGATAAAACGTCATGTTTATGAAGCAATAGGTACTCATTCAGGTGTTAGAAATGAACTAGTTGAAGATGGCGCCCTAGGCTCTCTTGTTAAGAAGAATGGCTACAATCTAAAGATGTTTAGGGGAGAACACATGGTATCTGCGATCTGGGCCAGAGATTTCGGTTCCTTATGGAATGGGCTTGGAAGGCTAATTATACCGCTCTACAGAGTGAATAGGTTTCAGGCAGTTTCAATATTCATAGTGTCAATGTTCCTTTTCCTGATGCCATTCATAATTCTGCCTTACTCTGCTTTCTTCCTAGATAACATCTTAGCAAGAATGCTATTCTTCGTGAGCGGGGTTTCATGTGTGCTGATTACAGTGTCAGGTATGATAGAGGCAAGGGGAAGTTTGAAGATAAATATCCTTTATGCATTAGCATCTCCTGTTGCAGCTGCTATAATCGCCTTTGGATTTCTTTCTGGTGTTATTAAGGCTGGTAGAAGAAAGGCTGTAAGGTGGCGTGATAGGGACTATGTGTACTCGCGTTACAGTTCGCAAGGTTTTACATTGTAG
- a CDS encoding trypsin-like peptidase domain-containing protein, with protein sequence MKSAIIIGVIIAIAAGLYFYTMLPTQHNEIVTPPRAPLTQTNGNAATTQGEVLTTKPSETDLSLPDLFKKVENSVVQIAVRSERGLGSGGLGSGFVYDQDGHIVTNNHVVENADRIDVTFLDGTVYRANLVGTDPYADLAVIKVNVSKDKLFPLPLGDSSKLQVGDQVAAIGNPFGLSGSMTTGIVSQLGRLLPLSDTKGFSIPDVIQTDAAINPGNSGGPLLNLRGEVIGVNSAIRSSTGEFSGIGFSIPSNTVKKIVPTLIKDGKYKHPWLGVSGRDVTPEIAEALRLQEAKGFLVIDIVANSPAAKYGIKGGDRLVTIDGRQIRLGGDVIVGIDDRDVRKIDDVLVYLEREKSVGDEVKLTVIRSGNIMEISLLLAERPSPFESP encoded by the coding sequence ATGAAATCTGCCATCATTATAGGTGTCATAATTGCTATAGCTGCGGGTTTGTATTTTTACACTATGCTGCCCACTCAACACAATGAGATAGTAACTCCACCAAGGGCGCCTCTCACACAGACTAATGGTAATGCTGCAACAACACAAGGCGAAGTATTGACAACAAAACCGTCTGAGACGGATCTCTCTTTGCCGGATCTCTTCAAGAAAGTTGAGAACTCTGTGGTTCAGATAGCAGTAAGGTCTGAGAGGGGCTTGGGTAGCGGCGGACTTGGTTCAGGCTTTGTGTATGATCAAGACGGCCATATAGTAACTAACAACCACGTGGTTGAAAATGCTGACAGAATCGACGTTACATTTCTAGATGGTACAGTGTACAGGGCTAATTTGGTAGGCACCGATCCCTATGCTGATCTGGCAGTGATAAAGGTAAACGTTTCAAAGGATAAATTATTTCCCTTGCCACTAGGCGACTCGTCTAAACTTCAGGTTGGCGACCAAGTAGCTGCTATAGGCAATCCATTTGGTCTAAGCGGCTCAATGACAACTGGTATTGTAAGCCAACTAGGAAGGTTGCTTCCTCTATCAGACACCAAAGGCTTTTCTATTCCAGATGTGATACAGACAGACGCTGCTATCAATCCAGGTAACTCTGGTGGTCCATTGCTGAACTTGCGCGGTGAAGTTATAGGTGTTAATTCAGCTATAAGATCATCTACAGGAGAATTCTCCGGCATTGGGTTTTCAATACCATCCAACACAGTCAAGAAGATCGTTCCGACTCTGATAAAAGATGGCAAGTATAAGCACCCATGGCTTGGGGTCTCTGGAAGGGACGTCACTCCAGAGATAGCAGAAGCATTGAGACTTCAGGAAGCAAAGGGATTCCTAGTCATAGACATAGTAGCAAATAGTCCGGCAGCAAAATATGGTATCAAAGGTGGCGACAGGCTGGTCACTATTGATGGTAGACAGATCAGGTTAGGTGGAGATGTAATAGTTGGCATTGATGACAGGGATGTTCGTAAGATAGATGACGTTCTCGTTTATCTAGAAAGGGAGAAATCTGTAGGAGATGAAGTAAAGTTGACTGTGATCAGGAGTGGAAATATCATGGAGATCTCGCTATTGCTTGCGGAAAGGCCCAGTCCCTTTGAATCACCGTAA